The sequence below is a genomic window from Ignavibacteriales bacterium.
TTACTTAACCCGCCAAGGCTTCCGCGTGTTGCCATACTTCGGATAAAGACCCCCGGGTCCTGACCAATTTCTGACATTCGTACACGATCACCAAGCAATGCGCCGCCTGTAAATGGACTTGTGGGATCAACAGCAATTATTCCTACGGTTTTATTTTCACCACGGTATAATTTTGTAAGCTGATTTGTGATTGTACTTTTTCCAGCGCCGGGTGGTCCGGTTATTCCTATTCGATAGGCGTTACCAATCTTATGATAAATTTGTTTTAGAAGTTCAGCGGATTTTCTGTTTGAAGTTTCAACTACTGTTATAGCTCGCGCAACTGTTCGACGATTGTTGGATATAAGGTTATCAATAAATGTATTACTAATCATTGGATCTGTTACAAACACATTTCTAATTTAATTGAGTGCGGAAAAAATCAACTGTTTTTTGGAGTCCTTCTTCAACTTTAATTGATGGGCGCCAGTTTAGTTCTTTGTAAATTTTATCTGCGCTGATCACGCTTCGCATCTGCTCACCCGGTGCGGCAGGTCCGTGCTTTTCTGAAAAATTTGCGCCGGAGATAAGATTAATCTTTGAATAAAGTTCATTCACATCCGTTTCAATTCCGGTTCCTATGTTGTAAATAGAATTATTGTTATTGCTTAATGAAATTATATTCGCTCTAACAACATCACCAACAAAAACATAATCACGAGTTTGCTTTCCGGTTCCATTAATTGTCGGCTGATCTTTCTTTAATAAACGCGAAGCAAAGATTGCAACTACACCAGCCTCTCCGAAAGGATTTTGTCGGGGTCCATAAACATTTGAATAGCGGAGTATATTATAGTTCAATCCGTACTGTGCGTGATAAAAATAAATATATTTTTCTACTGCAAGCTTTGAAATACCATAGGGTGACAGAGGATTAGTTGGATGATTTTCATCAGCAGGGAAGTATGATTGTTCACCATAAACTGCTCCTCCCGTTGAGGCAAAAATTATTTTCTTAACTCCGGTTGAAATGCAGTTCTGTAAAAGATTAATTGTCCCGATGATATTGCAATCCGCATCGAATGAAGGATCAGCGACTGATCTTCTTACATCCATCTGCGCAGCGTGGTGATTTATCAGGTCAAATTTTTCATTATTAAATAATTCGGAAAGATCTTTATCGCGGATATCTGCTTTTACAAATTTTGCTTTGGGATTAATATTCTTTTCAAACCCGGTTATCAGGTTATCCAGGATAACTACATCGTGTCCTTCGTTAATATAACCGTCTGCAATTTGGGAAGCGATGAAACCGGCTCCCCCAGTAACTAAAATTTTCATTTATTCCTTATATAAATTTTGTGCGCTAATATATTCCATTACTTTTTGCGGGACAAGAAAATTAATGGGCAGATTTTTCTTCACCCTGTCCCTTATTTCTGAAGCGGAGATTTCAATCTGTGGTGTATCAAGCAACACAGCGTTTGAAAAATATTTGTCCGGATTTAGAGGATGTGATTTAATTTTCCTATCCATCACTACAAGCTTCGCAAGGTTTAGGATCTCATCGGGATCTTTCCAGGTACTAAATTCTATTAAGTTGTCATAACCTATAATCATTTCAATGATATTGGTTGAGCGCTTCAATTCACGTATAGTATCAATTGTATACGAAATACCACTTCTGTTAAGTTCAATTTCAGATACTTCAAAATGCTTAATACCATTGACAGCAAGTCTTAACATTTCTAAACGGTGTTGTGCTGATGAAATTTTCTTCCCTGTTTTATGAGGTGAGATCAGGTTAGGTACAAAAATAATTTTAGAAAGGTTTCTTACTTCGTATACAAATTGAGCAGTTATTAAATGACCGAGGTGAACGGGATCGAATGTTCCGCCGTAAACTCCAATTACACTCACCTT
It includes:
- the nadD gene encoding nicotinate (nicotinamide) nucleotide adenylyltransferase, whose translation is MSVIGVYGGTFDPVHLGHLITAQFVYEVRNLSKIIFVPNLISPHKTGKKISSAQHRLEMLRLAVNGIKHFEVSEIELNRSGISYTIDTIRELKRSTNIIEMIIGYDNLIEFSTWKDPDEILNLAKLVVMDRKIKSHPLNPDKYFSNAVLLDTPQIEISASEIRDRVKKNLPINFLVPQKVMEYISAQNLYKE
- a CDS encoding NAD-dependent epimerase/dehydratase family protein yields the protein MKILVTGGAGFIASQIADGYINEGHDVVILDNLITGFEKNINPKAKFVKADIRDKDLSELFNNEKFDLINHHAAQMDVRRSVADPSFDADCNIIGTINLLQNCISTGVKKIIFASTGGAVYGEQSYFPADENHPTNPLSPYGISKLAVEKYIYFYHAQYGLNYNILRYSNVYGPRQNPFGEAGVVAIFASRLLKKDQPTINGTGKQTRDYVFVGDVVRANIISLSNNNNSIYNIGTGIETDVNELYSKINLISGANFSEKHGPAAPGEQMRSVISADKIYKELNWRPSIKVEEGLQKTVDFFRTQLN